Proteins from a genomic interval of uncultured Desulfuromusa sp.:
- the nifX gene encoding nitrogen fixation protein NifX: protein MKVAFASTDKIHVNEHFGRAEEFYIWDIGPENAEFNGIVQVKNEGDDEADRIEARCSGLSECAVVYVAEIGGPAAARLVAKKIHPIKSKDQAPITDTVGKLQEVLRNSPPPWLQKALLKN, encoded by the coding sequence ATGAAGGTTGCATTTGCAAGTACGGATAAAATTCATGTCAACGAACATTTTGGCCGTGCTGAAGAATTTTATATTTGGGATATCGGTCCGGAAAATGCCGAATTCAACGGTATCGTCCAGGTCAAGAATGAGGGTGATGATGAGGCAGACCGTATTGAAGCACGCTGTTCAGGCCTGTCCGAATGCGCTGTTGTCTATGTTGCTGAGATCGGTGGCCCGGCTGCAGCCAGATTGGTCGCCAAAAAAATTCACCCGATTAAAAGTAAAGACCAGGCCCCCATTACAGATACCGTTGGCAAATTACAAGAGGTTTTACGCAATAGCCCCCCTCCCTGGCTACAGAAGGCTTTGCTTAAAAACTGA
- the fdxB gene encoding ferredoxin III, nif-specific has translation MALITGKTRGGADWTPTFAESIDTEKCIGCGRCYKACSRQVLGPMDIEDEENYTTRMVMSIVEPDNCIGCAGCGVTCPKGCFTFTTLEA, from the coding sequence ATGGCCTTAATCACAGGAAAAACCCGGGGAGGAGCAGATTGGACCCCGACTTTCGCGGAAAGTATTGACACAGAGAAATGTATCGGCTGTGGCCGTTGCTACAAAGCCTGTTCACGCCAGGTTCTTGGACCAATGGATATTGAAGATGAAGAAAACTATACAACACGCATGGTGATGTCGATTGTTGAACCTGACAACTGTATTGGTTGTGCTGGTTGTGGCGTCACTTGCCCGAAAGGCTGTTTCACCTTCACGACGTTAGAAGCCTGA
- a CDS encoding NifB/NifX family molybdenum-iron cluster-binding protein: MLIAIASKSGKQVDQHFGQAETFRIYDYGSQNPCQVSEVSVDKFSQDNVDHSFEENRFKKIVTALAGCKAVAISQIGKTPAEQLLLSGIKPVKTEATIAEALKIAHDSVCSGDCKKLLFSGECPHQ, from the coding sequence ATGCTTATAGCCATTGCCTCCAAATCCGGAAAACAGGTCGATCAGCATTTTGGTCAGGCGGAAACATTCAGAATTTATGATTATGGAAGCCAGAACCCATGCCAGGTCTCTGAAGTGAGCGTCGACAAGTTTTCACAGGACAACGTTGACCACAGTTTTGAAGAAAACCGTTTCAAAAAGATCGTGACGGCCCTTGCCGGGTGTAAGGCCGTGGCGATCTCGCAGATAGGTAAAACCCCTGCAGAGCAGCTGCTTCTGTCCGGAATCAAACCGGTAAAAACTGAGGCAACAATTGCCGAAGCACTCAAGATTGCACACGATTCGGTTTGTTCCGGCGATTGCAAAAAACTTTTATTCTCAGGGGAATGTCCACATCAATAA
- a CDS encoding radical SAM protein, with translation MASACPMMKFKQQSDHPCFGGDHNKAGRVHLPVAPGCNIKCGFCERKYDCVNESRPGVTSKVLTPEQGVRRVQLVKQHMDNQAGPSLKVVGIAGPGDPLANPKTFDTFRLVREAFPDMTLCLSTNGLRLPEAIDKIVDVNVTSLTVTINALTPETGADVYEWIRYDGKKLSGVEGAAVLLEKQFTGLKLAAEAGLMVKVNHVYIPGVNDHETLDLAVKVRGLGAMMMNITPIIPVGIFKDIVPPTEETMELVRNQAELILSQARHCKQCRADAAGLIGQDINLEQLEAQKQVS, from the coding sequence ATGGCAAGTGCCTGCCCGATGATGAAATTCAAGCAACAAAGCGACCATCCATGTTTTGGTGGTGACCACAATAAAGCCGGACGCGTACACCTTCCAGTCGCCCCCGGGTGCAACATTAAATGCGGATTTTGCGAGCGTAAATATGATTGCGTCAATGAAAGTCGTCCCGGCGTTACCAGTAAGGTTTTAACCCCGGAGCAAGGTGTCAGGCGAGTACAACTGGTCAAACAACACATGGACAATCAGGCAGGTCCAAGTTTGAAAGTTGTTGGTATCGCCGGCCCTGGTGACCCGCTGGCCAATCCAAAAACGTTTGATACTTTTCGTCTGGTCCGTGAGGCATTCCCGGACATGACTCTCTGTCTGTCAACCAACGGGTTACGCCTACCCGAAGCTATTGACAAGATTGTAGATGTGAATGTGACCAGCCTGACGGTAACGATCAATGCTCTGACCCCTGAAACCGGAGCTGATGTTTATGAGTGGATCCGTTATGACGGCAAAAAACTGTCAGGAGTTGAGGGTGCTGCCGTGTTGCTTGAAAAACAATTTACCGGCCTTAAACTCGCAGCCGAAGCCGGTCTGATGGTTAAAGTCAATCATGTTTACATTCCCGGTGTCAATGATCATGAAACCCTCGATCTGGCGGTCAAGGTCCGTGGACTCGGAGCCATGATGATGAACATTACGCCAATCATTCCTGTCGGCATATTCAAGGATATTGTTCCTCCAACGGAAGAGACAATGGAACTGGTGCGGAATCAGGCTGAACTGATTCTCTCCCAGGCACGTCACTGTAAGCAGTGCCGAGCTGATGCAGCCGGACTGATCGGTCAAGATATAAACCTGGAGCAACTGGAAGCACAAAAACAGGTCAGCTGA
- a CDS encoding TOBE domain-containing protein: MTDSDKNTLAIQALGFDPQKNRGIALLEAIATHGSINSAAQKLRMSYKAAWEQVEKLNNLADSPLLKRSVGGRGGGGTELTTAGFQLIHHYRRIEREYRRFLQFINEDMENAAAMSRILRRMEMKVSARNVWIGQVKNISDGAVNAVVEILLRGGDLIVAVVTRESVESLALVEGAEVMALVKSSSVVLAQELRPDQVSARNVLCGQVSRLVTGPVTHEVTIDLPGGNTVTATVTKESAIRLGLETGSKTCALIKASGVLLAVN; encoded by the coding sequence ATGACAGATTCCGACAAAAATACGCTGGCAATTCAAGCTCTCGGCTTCGATCCGCAAAAAAATCGTGGTATTGCCCTTTTAGAAGCAATTGCTACACATGGTTCGATCAACAGCGCGGCTCAAAAACTCAGGATGAGCTATAAAGCGGCCTGGGAACAGGTGGAAAAACTCAATAATCTTGCTGATAGTCCCCTATTGAAACGTTCCGTGGGGGGGCGCGGGGGAGGGGGGACTGAATTGACCACAGCGGGATTCCAGTTGATCCACCACTATCGCAGGATAGAACGAGAATATCGCAGATTCCTGCAGTTTATCAACGAGGATATGGAGAATGCTGCTGCCATGTCCCGAATTCTACGGAGGATGGAAATGAAAGTCAGTGCGCGTAATGTCTGGATTGGTCAGGTAAAAAATATCAGCGACGGTGCCGTCAATGCTGTCGTTGAAATCTTGTTGCGTGGCGGCGATCTGATCGTCGCAGTTGTCACTCGCGAGAGTGTTGAAAGCCTCGCTCTGGTTGAGGGAGCAGAAGTGATGGCACTGGTTAAATCTTCATCGGTGGTCCTGGCCCAAGAGCTTAGACCCGATCAGGTCAGTGCCCGCAATGTCTTGTGTGGCCAAGTCTCCCGTCTGGTCACGGGTCCTGTCACTCACGAAGTCACCATCGATCTCCCCGGCGGGAACACAGTGACCGCAACGGTGACCAAAGAAAGTGCAATCCGCCTCGGCCTTGAAACCGGCAGCAAAACATGTGCTCTGATCAAGGCCTCCGGCGTTCTCCTGGCCGTCAACTGA
- the modC gene encoding molybdenum ABC transporter ATP-binding protein, whose translation MKLDVSLTKLLGDFTFATEFSIEGDRIGIFGPSGSGKSTLSHLLTGALSPDDGVIRLDERRLFDSSEKINLSPERRRVAVVFQHANLFPHLNVRKNLLYGYRRTPVARRQLKLTDVAAAMKIDHLLKRDVTKLSGGERQRVALGRALLTCPDLLVLDEPLSALDKRLKDEIIPFLRKTLHRFAIPYLYISHSLSEMRLLTDQILLFANGRLQQITDADTLARQRMSSNRHGYLNHLTLSAPREVGNLLGYRWGENELLLTAHEHPQEGLFELSSKDVLLCKKHPHAMSARNLLIGTITGIMTQGGTVGVELNCGGESLMAQVVREAAIELDLDIGKTVYAAIKASAFRRLV comes from the coding sequence ATGAAACTCGATGTCTCACTGACAAAGCTCTTGGGTGATTTCACTTTTGCCACGGAATTTAGTATCGAGGGGGACCGGATCGGGATCTTCGGACCTTCAGGCAGCGGCAAATCGACCCTGAGTCATCTGCTGACCGGGGCCCTGTCTCCAGACGACGGAGTGATCCGACTTGATGAACGCAGACTGTTTGACAGCAGTGAGAAGATCAACCTGTCTCCTGAGCGCCGCCGGGTCGCGGTGGTGTTCCAGCATGCCAACCTGTTTCCTCATCTCAACGTGCGGAAAAACCTGCTTTACGGCTACCGGCGCACACCAGTCGCGCGGCGGCAACTGAAATTGACCGATGTTGCAGCAGCGATGAAAATCGACCACCTGCTGAAACGCGATGTGACCAAACTCTCCGGCGGAGAAAGACAGCGTGTAGCCCTGGGTCGGGCCCTGCTGACCTGTCCCGACCTGCTGGTGCTCGATGAACCTCTCAGTGCTCTGGACAAACGGCTTAAGGATGAAATCATTCCGTTTTTACGTAAAACGCTGCACCGCTTTGCCATTCCTTATCTCTATATTTCACACTCACTCAGCGAAATGCGGCTGCTCACCGATCAGATTCTGCTGTTTGCCAACGGTCGGCTACAGCAGATTACCGATGCCGACACCCTGGCCCGGCAACGAATGTCCAGTAACCGCCACGGCTATCTTAACCATCTGACTTTGAGCGCACCACGCGAAGTCGGCAATCTCCTTGGTTATCGCTGGGGAGAAAACGAACTGTTATTGACCGCCCATGAACATCCGCAAGAGGGCTTGTTTGAGTTGTCCAGCAAAGACGTACTGCTGTGCAAGAAACATCCTCACGCCATGTCGGCGCGAAATCTTCTGATCGGAACGATAACCGGGATCATGACCCAGGGCGGTACAGTCGGTGTGGAACTGAACTGTGGCGGAGAATCCCTGATGGCTCAGGTAGTACGCGAAGCAGCCATCGAACTGGATCTGGATATCGGCAAAACTGTTTACGCGGCGATCAAAGCCTCTGCTTTTCGCCGCCTTGTTTAG
- the modA gene encoding molybdate ABC transporter substrate-binding protein: MKHLRIYCFFLLLLAFAAPAQSGEIRVSAAASLTDAIKELVGAYQQTHPDPEVLVNFASSGALAKQIVSGAPADIYISANPKWMEYLQEQGMVADQTKRVLVHNSLVLVGSADSDISSLPQILSMHKVALGSPKSVPAGRYAEQALMAADLYQQLQSDGKLILAKDVRQALLYADRGEVDGAFVYRTDALLAQQAKILLVVPQDLYPQVTYPAALIKGALEKTEVNEFFSFLFSSQGQGIFQKYGFLLAGK; this comes from the coding sequence ATGAAACACCTGAGAATCTATTGTTTTTTTCTGCTGCTGTTGGCCTTTGCCGCTCCAGCACAGTCTGGAGAAATACGCGTTTCAGCTGCGGCCAGCCTGACCGATGCAATCAAAGAGCTGGTTGGTGCCTATCAACAGACCCATCCTGATCCGGAGGTGTTGGTCAATTTTGCCTCGTCCGGGGCTCTGGCCAAACAAATCGTTTCCGGAGCACCGGCGGATATCTACATCTCGGCCAATCCCAAGTGGATGGAATATCTGCAGGAGCAGGGGATGGTTGCCGACCAGACAAAAAGAGTCTTGGTTCATAACAGTCTGGTCTTGGTCGGTTCCGCCGACAGCGATATCAGTTCATTGCCGCAGATCCTGAGCATGCACAAAGTTGCGTTGGGAAGTCCCAAGTCCGTGCCGGCCGGGAGGTACGCCGAGCAGGCACTGATGGCAGCAGACCTGTATCAGCAATTACAGTCCGACGGCAAGCTGATCCTGGCCAAAGATGTCCGGCAGGCTTTGCTTTACGCTGATCGTGGCGAAGTGGACGGGGCTTTTGTTTATCGAACCGATGCTTTGTTGGCACAACAGGCAAAAATTCTGCTGGTTGTACCTCAGGATCTGTATCCGCAGGTGACTTATCCGGCCGCACTGATAAAAGGAGCGCTGGAAAAAACCGAAGTCAACGAATTTTTCAGCTTTTTATTCAGTTCCCAGGGGCAGGGAATTTTTCAAAAATACGGTTTTTTACTGGCTGGAAAATAA
- the modB gene encoding molybdate ABC transporter permease subunit: MLSLTPSDLQAIWLSFKVATTATLITLPVGFALAWVLAFSRIRWKPLLDGLINLPLVLPPVVIGYMLLLLLGRQGPLGELFNALGFQIIFTWRGAVVACSVIGLPLMVRSIRLGMEQIDLQLIHASRTLGAGFFDTLLSLVLPLSIPSLVTGGTLCFARSLGEFGATIILAGNIPGLTQTIPLAIYDYTNTPGGETGALSLCLVSIVISYLVLITNEIIMRRSVHGLRKVS; encoded by the coding sequence ATGTTGAGTCTCACACCGAGCGATCTGCAGGCGATATGGCTGTCCTTTAAGGTCGCAACAACGGCAACACTGATAACCCTACCTGTCGGCTTCGCCCTCGCCTGGGTGCTGGCATTCAGCCGCATCCGCTGGAAGCCGCTACTCGATGGCCTGATCAACCTGCCCCTGGTGCTGCCACCGGTGGTCATCGGCTATATGCTGTTGTTACTTCTGGGACGTCAGGGGCCACTTGGAGAGCTCTTTAACGCTCTTGGTTTTCAAATCATTTTTACCTGGAGAGGAGCTGTCGTCGCCTGTTCGGTCATCGGCCTGCCATTGATGGTCCGTTCGATTCGCCTTGGTATGGAACAGATTGATCTACAGTTGATTCATGCTTCGCGCACCCTCGGAGCCGGTTTTTTCGACACCTTGCTTTCACTGGTTCTGCCATTATCGATTCCATCTCTGGTGACCGGCGGAACCCTCTGCTTTGCCCGCAGCCTCGGTGAGTTCGGGGCAACAATCATCCTTGCCGGGAATATTCCCGGATTGACCCAGACCATTCCCCTGGCTATTTACGATTACACCAACACCCCGGGAGGAGAAACCGGGGCTTTATCACTTTGCCTGGTCTCGATCGTGATTTCTTACCTAGTATTGATCACCAATGAAATTATCATGCGCCGCTCGGTTCACGGCTTACGCAAAGTCAGTTAA
- the tsaA gene encoding tRNA (N6-threonylcarbamoyladenosine(37)-N6)-methyltransferase TrmO, with product MQIRSIGVIHSPFDNIAEMPIQPSGAQGVAGRIELDAELAEGLKDLEGFSHIIVLYQFHRVSKVELTVTPFLDAETHGVFSTRAPTRPNPIGLSVLELKSINGNILEVNNIDILDGTPLLDIKPYVPEFDQQDNVRTGWLQKSPNGSQTMRSDKRFA from the coding sequence ATGCAAATCAGATCCATTGGTGTGATTCATTCCCCTTTCGATAACATTGCCGAGATGCCGATCCAACCTTCCGGAGCTCAAGGCGTTGCCGGCCGGATTGAGTTGGATGCTGAACTGGCTGAAGGTCTTAAAGATCTGGAGGGTTTTTCCCACATCATTGTTCTTTATCAGTTTCATCGGGTCAGCAAGGTCGAACTTACGGTGACTCCTTTTCTTGATGCTGAGACACACGGTGTTTTTTCTACTCGTGCTCCGACCCGGCCCAACCCTATCGGTCTTTCAGTTCTGGAGCTGAAAAGTATCAATGGCAATATTCTTGAAGTGAATAATATCGATATTCTCGATGGCACCCCCTTGCTTGATATCAAACCCTATGTTCCTGAATTTGACCAGCAGGATAACGTACGCACCGGTTGGCTGCAAAAAAGCCCGAATGGTTCGCAGACGATGCGCTCCGACAAACGGTTTGCCTGA
- a CDS encoding nitrogen fixation protein NifQ encodes MDGYTETIRKYAADNNHVGQLDNPDGTGEVGLTGGEAGRRLAVRFTLNVAAHQIKEIRFQVFGCGFTVASCAAAAELAQGQTLEHIQSMTASVIEHRLGGLPAERRYCAVLAIQALQAAAAGTRGDSNRTQSDFSVSRQDDHQGRVSPGDELYKALMATAAPADITGDDRRLFACLLTVASHEPYSIAAGLGIDEDTCKSIIKTCFPGFDDSLLGDKDPDDLVSAPDVSQDILAVLMAHVPEEGQASRLQLAHWLARIIAARVSQPGHLWLAMGLFERSQLTASIQRHLPTLALANNRGMRWKKYLFKQMCDAHGGLLCKSPTCTDCSEYELCFPSQRD; translated from the coding sequence ATGGACGGTTACACTGAGACCATCCGCAAATATGCTGCTGATAACAACCATGTCGGCCAGCTTGACAATCCCGACGGCACAGGTGAAGTCGGACTGACCGGAGGAGAGGCCGGTCGCCGTTTGGCTGTGCGTTTTACCCTCAATGTCGCTGCTCACCAGATCAAGGAGATTCGATTTCAAGTCTTTGGTTGCGGGTTTACCGTGGCGTCCTGTGCTGCTGCCGCGGAACTCGCCCAGGGGCAAACGCTTGAGCATATTCAATCGATGACTGCGAGTGTGATCGAGCACCGGCTTGGGGGCTTGCCTGCAGAGCGTCGTTACTGTGCCGTGCTCGCTATCCAGGCACTGCAAGCCGCCGCAGCCGGAACGCGAGGTGACAGCAACAGGACTCAGTCCGATTTTTCTGTTTCCCGGCAGGATGATCATCAAGGGAGAGTTTCTCCAGGGGATGAACTCTACAAAGCTTTGATGGCGACAGCAGCTCCAGCGGACATCACCGGTGATGATCGCCGGCTGTTCGCCTGCCTGCTGACGGTGGCCAGTCATGAGCCTTATTCCATTGCCGCTGGGTTGGGAATAGATGAGGACACCTGCAAAAGCATTATCAAGACCTGTTTTCCTGGCTTTGATGACTCCCTGTTGGGGGATAAAGATCCCGATGATCTGGTTTCCGCGCCGGATGTCAGTCAGGACATCCTGGCCGTTCTGATGGCCCATGTTCCCGAAGAGGGGCAGGCCAGTCGTTTGCAACTGGCGCACTGGTTGGCTCGTATTATTGCTGCACGCGTATCACAGCCTGGGCATCTGTGGCTCGCTATGGGGCTGTTCGAAAGATCCCAGTTGACGGCATCAATTCAACGTCATTTACCGACTCTGGCTCTGGCCAACAATCGGGGGATGCGCTGGAAAAAGTATCTTTTTAAACAGATGTGCGATGCACATGGTGGTTTGTTGTGTAAATCACCCACCTGCACTGATTGTAGTGAGTATGAATTATGTTTTCCCTCACAGCGGGATTAA